ACAAGCTGTCGGTCACCCTCGGCTTCGAGAAGGGCGAGGCCGTGTCGCTCAACGGCGAGAAGCTGCCGGGCGCCAAGTTGCTGGCCAAGCTCAACGAGCTGTTTGCCCCCTACGGCGTCGGCCGCGGCATGTATACCGGCGACACCACCATCGGCCTCAAGGGCCGCATCGTGTATGAGGCGCCGGGGCTGATCTCCCTGCTGGCCGCGCACCGCGCGCTGGAAGAGGCCGTGCTGACCAAGCAGCAGAACCGCTTCAAGCCGGAAGTGGCGCGCAAGTGGGTGGAGGTGGTGTACGAAGGCTTCTTCCACGACCCGATCAAGACGGATCTGGAGGCGTACCTGGCCTCCAGCCAGAGCCAGGTCACCGGCGAGGTGGTGCTGGAAACCTCCGGTGCGCAGGTGACGGCGGTGGAAGTGCGCTCGCCGCACATCCTCAATGCCAAGGGCGCGACCTACGCCCAGTCGGCCGACTGGGGCGTGGCGGAGGCCGAAGGCTTCATCAAATTGTTCGGCATGAGCAGCACGCTGTGGGCCGAGATCAATCGCTGATTTCCTTGCTCGTCATTCCTGCGAAAGCAGGAATCCAGCGCCTTTCTGGCGTAACGGCGTAAGTCACTGGATCCCCGCCTTCGCGGGGATGACGGCTCAGGAAGTCCTGAGGCAACCCTTCACCATTCGGATCGCATGAGCGCATTACTGGACGACACCCTTCGACATCTTCGCGCGCTGGTCAGTTACGACACGCGCAATCCGCCGCGCGAGATCGGTACCGGCGGCATCTTCGATTACCTGCGGGACAACCTGCCGGGTTTCGACGTCACCGTGACCGATTACGGCGCCGGCGCCGTGACGCTTTACGCCGTGCGTGGCAAGCCGAAAGTGCTCTTCAATGTGCACCTGGACACCGTGCCCGATTCCCCGCATTGGACGGCCAGCCCGCATGAGCTGCGCGTCACGGAAGACCGCGCCATCGGCCTGGGCGCCTGCGACATCAAGGGCGCGGCCGCTGCACTGGTGGCCGTGGCGAATGTCACCAAGGGTGACATGGCGCTGCTGCTGTCCACCGACGAGGAAGCGAACGATCCGCGTTGCATCGCCGGCTTCCTCAAGGACAAGCCGGCCTATGACGCCATCATCGTCGCCGAGCCGACCAAGGGCGAGGCGGTGCTGGCGCATCGTGGCATCCATTCCGTGCAGATGCGCTTCAAGGGCAGTGCCGGCCATGCCTCGGGCGAGCAGAAGCCCAGCGACAGCGCCGTGCATCAGGCGGTGCGCTGGGGCGCGGCGGCGCTCGACTACGTGGAGAAGCAGGCGCACGAACGCTTTGGCGGCTTGACCGGCTTGCGCTTCAACATCGGTCGCGTGGATGGCGGCATCAAGGCGAACATGATCGCGCCCTCGGCCGACGTGCGCTTTGGCTTCCGTCCGCTGCCGACCATGGCTCCGGCCGAGCTGCTGCACACCTTCCGCACGCTGGTCGAACCCCATCCGGTGTCGTTCGAGGAGCTGTTCCACGGTGATTCGTTGCCGGCGGGCGACACCGCCACGGCGGAAGCGCGCCGCCTGGCTGCGCGCGACCTTGCGGACGAGCTGAACATTCCCATCGGCAACGCCGTGGACTTCTGGACGGAGGCGGCGCTGTTCTCCGCGGCCGGTTACATCAGCTTCGTCTACGGCCCCGGCGACATC
This genomic interval from Dyella japonica A8 contains the following:
- a CDS encoding acetylornithine deacetylase, which gives rise to MSALLDDTLRHLRALVSYDTRNPPREIGTGGIFDYLRDNLPGFDVTVTDYGAGAVTLYAVRGKPKVLFNVHLDTVPDSPHWTASPHELRVTEDRAIGLGACDIKGAAAALVAVANVTKGDMALLLSTDEEANDPRCIAGFLKDKPAYDAIIVAEPTKGEAVLAHRGIHSVQMRFKGSAGHASGEQKPSDSAVHQAVRWGAAALDYVEKQAHERFGGLTGLRFNIGRVDGGIKANMIAPSADVRFGFRPLPTMAPAELLHTFRTLVEPHPVSFEELFHGDSLPAGDTATAEARRLAARDLADELNIPIGNAVDFWTEAALFSAAGYISFVYGPGDIAQAHTADEWVSLDQLGHYADTIYRIISDKSGQGRPVFDSRAHG